From the Natronococcus sp. AD-5 genome, one window contains:
- the aceB gene encoding malate synthase AceB, with amino-acid sequence MSTHIDRLHDRKFVRTFFTTPTAVEGEDDSAKMLQGAVQLRGMEAPDVWVPDNEDATAPSMRDEGVENMIDVISEHGADFPGEIHPRVVWHRESPATRYQGFQQILALADPKNGAVEHLDGFVIPEVGDIDDWKKADEFFTIVENEHGLEEGSLAMSVIVESGEAELALGDLREEMGKPSNNLERLFLLVDGEVDYTKDMRAITPTGELPPWPELRHNTSRGASAAGLIAVDGPYDDIRDVEGYRERMVDNQAKGMLGIWSLTPGQVVEANKSPLPPKNGSWLLEVDDREIELEEEDGYHVYEDSGIELEETGEDQYTLHVGGDERELDGDELAQELLDLTSYIPSLNDIVDSMEEFEAAKEAGKGAIAMERSATLVVDDVEVEVSNDRMWDEATYQAAQTPISLFQDVYENRPDQHEDLEELYGEDIVERALVVG; translated from the coding sequence ATGAGCACGCACATTGACCGTCTTCACGATCGGAAATTCGTGCGGACGTTCTTTACTACGCCGACTGCTGTGGAAGGAGAGGACGATTCTGCTAAGATGCTGCAGGGCGCCGTTCAGCTTCGCGGAATGGAAGCGCCGGACGTCTGGGTGCCCGACAACGAGGACGCGACCGCTCCCTCGATGCGCGACGAAGGGGTCGAGAACATGATCGACGTGATCTCGGAACACGGAGCCGACTTCCCCGGCGAGATTCATCCCCGCGTCGTCTGGCACCGAGAGAGTCCCGCCACCCGATACCAGGGATTCCAGCAGATCCTGGCGCTCGCCGATCCCAAGAACGGCGCCGTCGAGCACCTCGACGGCTTCGTGATCCCGGAAGTCGGCGACATCGACGACTGGAAGAAGGCCGACGAGTTCTTCACGATCGTGGAAAACGAACACGGGCTCGAAGAGGGGAGCCTGGCTATGTCGGTCATCGTCGAGAGCGGCGAGGCCGAGCTGGCGCTCGGGGACCTACGCGAAGAGATGGGCAAGCCGTCGAACAACCTCGAGCGCCTCTTCCTCCTCGTCGACGGCGAGGTCGACTACACCAAGGACATGCGCGCGATCACGCCCACCGGTGAACTGCCGCCGTGGCCGGAGCTGCGACACAACACCTCCCGCGGCGCGAGCGCGGCCGGTCTGATCGCGGTCGACGGCCCGTACGACGACATCCGCGACGTCGAGGGGTATCGCGAGCGCATGGTCGACAACCAGGCGAAGGGGATGCTCGGGATCTGGTCGCTGACGCCGGGCCAGGTCGTGGAGGCGAACAAGTCCCCGCTCCCGCCGAAGAACGGGAGCTGGCTGCTCGAGGTCGACGACCGCGAGATCGAACTCGAGGAGGAAGACGGCTACCACGTCTACGAGGACAGCGGGATCGAACTCGAGGAGACGGGCGAGGATCAGTACACGCTCCACGTCGGCGGCGACGAGCGCGAACTCGACGGCGACGAGCTCGCACAGGAGCTGCTGGACCTGACCTCCTACATCCCGAGCCTGAACGACATCGTCGACTCGATGGAGGAGTTCGAAGCGGCCAAGGAAGCCGGAAAGGGTGCGATCGCCATGGAGCGCTCGGCCACCCTGGTCGTCGACGACGTGGAAGTCGAGGTTAGTAACGACCGAATGTGGGACGAAGCGACCTATCAGGCGGCCCAGACACCGATCTCGCTGTTCCAGGACGTGTACGAGAACCGTCCCGATCAGCACGAGGACCTCGAAGAGCTCTATGGCGAGGATATCGTCGAGCGGGCGCTAGTCGTCGGTTAA